Proteins from a genomic interval of Lolium perenne isolate Kyuss_39 chromosome 1, Kyuss_2.0, whole genome shotgun sequence:
- the LOC127327234 gene encoding signal recognition particle subunit SRP54 2-like, whose product MVLAQLGGSISRALAQMSNATVIDEKVLGECLNEISRALLQSDVQFKMVRDMQTNIRKIVNLDTLAAGTNKRRIIQQAVFSELCNMLDPGKAAFIPKKGKSSVVMFVGLQGSGKTTTCTKYAYYHQRKGFKPSLVCADTFRAGAFDQLKQNATKAKIPFYGSYMESDPVKIAVEGLERFRKENSDLIIIDTSGRHKQEAALFEEMRQVAEATKPDLVIFVMDGSIGQAAFDQAQAFKQSAAVGAVIVTKMDGHAKGGGALSAVAATKSPVIFIGTGEHIDEFEVFDVKPFVSRLLGMGDIGGLMDKIQDVMPADQQPELLAKLAEGTFTLRLLYEQFQQLLKMGPMGQVFSMLPGFNSELMPKGHEKEGQAKIKRYMTIMDSMTDAELDSTNPKLMTESRVIRIARGSGRQVRDVMDMLEEYKRLAKMWSKMKGLKMPKNGKMSDLSQNLNIQQMTKALPPQVLKQMGGMGGLQALMKQMGGKDMSKMLSGMGMDGD is encoded by the exons ATGGTGCTCGCCCAGCTCGGCGGGAGCATCTCCCGCGCGCTCGCGCAGATGAGCAACGCCACGGTGATCGACGAGAAGGTGCTCGGCGAGTGCCTCAACGAGATCTCGCGCGCGCTCCTGCAGTCCGACGTCCAGTTCAAGATGGTCCGCGACATGCAGACCAACATCAGGAAGATCGTCAACCTCGACACCCTCGCCGCCGGAACCAACAAGCGACGCATCATACAGCAG gCCGTCTTCAGCGAGCTCTGCAACATGCTGGATCCCGGGAAGGCGGCCTTCATCCCCAAGAAAGGCAAATCCAGCGTTGTCATGTTCGTCGGTTTGCAAG GTTCTGGAAAAACCACTACCTGTACCAAATACGCATATTATCATCAGAGGAAGGGATTTAAACCATCGCTGGTTTGTGCCGATACATTCAGAGCTGGTGCTTTTGATCAGTTGAAACAGAATGCAACCAAGGCGAAGATAccgttttacggaag CTACATGGAATCGGATCCAGTGAAAATTGCTGTTGAGGGGCTGGAAAGGTTCAGAAAAGAAAACTCTGATCTCATCATTATTGACACAAGTGGACGCCATAAGCAAGAGGCTGCGCTCTTTGAGGAAATGCGTCAAGTTGCAGAAGCAACG AAACCAGACCTGGTGATATTTGTGATGGATGGTAGTATTGGTCAGGCTGCATTTGATCAGGCACAAGCATTTAAACAAAGTGCTGCTGTTGGTGCTGTGATTGTTACGAAAATGGATGGTCATGCAAAAGGAGGCGGTGCACTTAGCGC GGTTGCAGCTACAAAAAGCCCAGTAATATTTATTGGAACTGGAGAACACATTGATGAATTTGAGGTTTTTGATGTGAAACCATTTGTTAGTCGTCTGTTAG GCATGGGAGACATTGGTGGCTTAATGGACAAGATACAAGATGTTATGCCTGCTGATCAACAACCTGAGCTTCTGGCAAAGCTGGCTGAAGGAACCTTCACTCTCAGACTTTTGTATGAGCAGTTTCAGCAACTTCTGAAAATGGGTCCAATGGGCCAG GTCTTCTCTATGTTGCCAGGATTCAATTCTGAGTTGATGCCAAAAGGACACGAGAAGGAAGGCCAAGCGAAGATTAAGCGGTACATGACTATTATGGATTCTATGACAGATGCAG AGCTCGACAGTACAAACCCAAAGCTGATGACCGAGTCACGAGTCATCCGGATCGCTCGAGGGTCAGGCAGGCAAGTGAGAGACGTGATGGACATGCTGGAAGAGTACAAGCGGCTGGCCAAGATGTGGAGCAAGATGAAGGGGCTGAAGATGCCGAAGAACGGAAAGATGAGTGATCTGTCTCAGAACTTGAACATCCAGCAGATGACCAAGGCCCTCCCGCCACAGGTGCTGAAGCAGATGGGTGGCATGGGTGGCCTGCAGGCTCTCATGAAACAGATGGGAGGCAAGGACATGAGCAAAATGCTCAGTGGCATGGGCATGGATGGGGATTAG
- the LOC127327232 gene encoding uncharacterized protein isoform X3 has product MEATPISSKPPSPAPAPPPPPPMEPVPLAVMEPVPSPPPPLPPVVEADPGAMNQLALASTPKRQKVEEAADGNGCKHCACKKSRCLKLYCPCFSGGGYCSERCGCLPCFNKVDFAETVQTTRKVLLSRQKRMSMKINRRLEANAETVEDAHNSSSSTPPRRGCNCKKSSCLKKYCDCYQDGTGCSLFCRCDDCKNPFGKNEGILTEESKRFLYTGADLDQSEDEHDFVVERLQSPISKESSFQHTPPRNKASSRDTHLLPAQALSQWQSRSWQSSKRQMNDRAVDISGENKNSNHDWQLTKHQPQEDSYSISRCVQILNGMVELSQVEKSVAPDVFLQQGNREIFVSLGLDVRALWLKRKIQNLT; this is encoded by the exons ATGGAGGCCACCCCGATCTCCTCCAAGCCGccctcgccggcgccggcgccgccgccgccgcccccgatgGAGCCGGTGCCCCTGGCGGTCATGGAGCCCGTGCCCTCgcccccgccgccgctgccgccggtggTGGAGGCGGATCCCGGCGCCATGAACCAGCTCGCGCTCGCCTCCACGCCCAAGAG GCAGAAGGTGGAGGAGGCCGCGGACGGGAACGGCTGCAAGCATTGCGCCTGCAAAAAGTCCAGATGCTTGAAGCT ATATTGCCCATGTTTCTCTGGTGGAGGTTATTGCTCTGAAAGATGCGGATGCCTGCCATGTTTCAACAAGGTTGATTTTGCAGAGACAGTTCAGACCACCCGCAAGGTGCTACTTTCACGTCAGAAGAGGATGTCTATGAAAATTAATAGAAGACTCGAAGCTAATGCTGAAACTGTG GAAGACGCGCACAATTCTTCTTCTTCGACTCCGCCAAGGCGAGGCTGCAATTGCAAGAAAtcaagttgcctgaagaaatactGTGATTGCTACCAG GATGGGACTGGATGCTCCTTATTTTGCCGGTGTGATGATTGCAAGAATCCTTTTGGAAAAAATG AAGGTATTTTGACGGAAGAGAGCAAGCGCTTTCTGTACACTGGCGCGGATCTGGATCAGAGCGAGGACGAACATGACTTCGTCGTGGAGCGTCTACAATCACCTATATCGAAGGAATCTTCTTTCCAACACACTCCACCTCGGAACAAGGCTTCAAGCAGAGATACACACCTGTTGCCTGCGCAGGCGCTGTCGCAGTGGCAGTCCCGCTCCTGGCAGTCTTCGAAGCGGCAGATGAACGACCGGGCGGTCGATATCTCTGGGGAGAACAAGAATTCAAACCATGACTGGCAGCTAACGAAGCATCAGCCTCAGGAAGACAGCTACAGCATCTCGAGATGCGTCCAGATCCTGAATGGCATGGTTGAGCTATCGCAGGTGGAGAAATCTGTAGCCCCTGACGTGTTCCTGCAGCAGGGCAACCGGGAGATATTCGTCTCTCTTGGCCTAGATGTCCGAGCGCTGTGGCTAAAGCGCAAGATCCAGAACCTGACTTAG
- the LOC127327232 gene encoding uncharacterized protein isoform X4, which produces MEATPISSKPPSPAPAPPPPPPMEPVPLAVMEPVPSPPPPLPPVVEADPGAMNQLALASTPKRQKVEEAADGNGCKHCACKKSRCLKLYCPCFSGGGYCSERCGCLPCFNKVDFAETVQTTRKVLLSRQKRMSMKINRRLEANAETEDAHNSSSSTPPRRGCNCKKSSCLKKYCDCYQDGTGCSLFCRCDDCKNPFGKNEGILTEESKRFLYTGADLDQSEDEHDFVVERLQSPISKESSFQHTPPRNKASSRDTHLLPAQALSQWQSRSWQSSKRQMNDRAVDISGENKNSNHDWQLTKHQPQEDSYSISRCVQILNGMVELSQVEKSVAPDVFLQQGNREIFVSLGLDVRALWLKRKIQNLT; this is translated from the exons ATGGAGGCCACCCCGATCTCCTCCAAGCCGccctcgccggcgccggcgccgccgccgccgcccccgatgGAGCCGGTGCCCCTGGCGGTCATGGAGCCCGTGCCCTCgcccccgccgccgctgccgccggtggTGGAGGCGGATCCCGGCGCCATGAACCAGCTCGCGCTCGCCTCCACGCCCAAGAG GCAGAAGGTGGAGGAGGCCGCGGACGGGAACGGCTGCAAGCATTGCGCCTGCAAAAAGTCCAGATGCTTGAAGCT ATATTGCCCATGTTTCTCTGGTGGAGGTTATTGCTCTGAAAGATGCGGATGCCTGCCATGTTTCAACAAGGTTGATTTTGCAGAGACAGTTCAGACCACCCGCAAGGTGCTACTTTCACGTCAGAAGAGGATGTCTATGAAAATTAATAGAAGACTCGAAGCTAATGCTGAAACT GAAGACGCGCACAATTCTTCTTCTTCGACTCCGCCAAGGCGAGGCTGCAATTGCAAGAAAtcaagttgcctgaagaaatactGTGATTGCTACCAG GATGGGACTGGATGCTCCTTATTTTGCCGGTGTGATGATTGCAAGAATCCTTTTGGAAAAAATG AAGGTATTTTGACGGAAGAGAGCAAGCGCTTTCTGTACACTGGCGCGGATCTGGATCAGAGCGAGGACGAACATGACTTCGTCGTGGAGCGTCTACAATCACCTATATCGAAGGAATCTTCTTTCCAACACACTCCACCTCGGAACAAGGCTTCAAGCAGAGATACACACCTGTTGCCTGCGCAGGCGCTGTCGCAGTGGCAGTCCCGCTCCTGGCAGTCTTCGAAGCGGCAGATGAACGACCGGGCGGTCGATATCTCTGGGGAGAACAAGAATTCAAACCATGACTGGCAGCTAACGAAGCATCAGCCTCAGGAAGACAGCTACAGCATCTCGAGATGCGTCCAGATCCTGAATGGCATGGTTGAGCTATCGCAGGTGGAGAAATCTGTAGCCCCTGACGTGTTCCTGCAGCAGGGCAACCGGGAGATATTCGTCTCTCTTGGCCTAGATGTCCGAGCGCTGTGGCTAAAGCGCAAGATCCAGAACCTGACTTAG
- the LOC127327232 gene encoding uncharacterized protein isoform X1: protein MEATPISSKPPSPAPAPPPPPPMEPVPLAVMEPVPSPPPPLPPVVEADPGAMNQLALASTPKRQKVEEAADGNGCKHCACKKSRCLKLYCPCFSGGGYCSERCGCLPCFNKVDFAETVQTTRKVLLSRQKRMSMKINRRLEANAETVLQEDAHNSSSSTPPRRGCNCKKSSCLKKYCDCYQDGTGCSLFCRCDDCKNPFGKNEGILTEESKRFLYTGADLDQSEDEHDFVVERLQSPISKESSFQHTPPRNKASSRDTHLLPAQALSQWQSRSWQSSKRQMNDRAVDISGENKNSNHDWQLTKHQPQEDSYSISRCVQILNGMVELSQVEKSVAPDVFLQQGNREIFVSLGLDVRALWLKRKIQNLT from the exons ATGGAGGCCACCCCGATCTCCTCCAAGCCGccctcgccggcgccggcgccgccgccgccgcccccgatgGAGCCGGTGCCCCTGGCGGTCATGGAGCCCGTGCCCTCgcccccgccgccgctgccgccggtggTGGAGGCGGATCCCGGCGCCATGAACCAGCTCGCGCTCGCCTCCACGCCCAAGAG GCAGAAGGTGGAGGAGGCCGCGGACGGGAACGGCTGCAAGCATTGCGCCTGCAAAAAGTCCAGATGCTTGAAGCT ATATTGCCCATGTTTCTCTGGTGGAGGTTATTGCTCTGAAAGATGCGGATGCCTGCCATGTTTCAACAAGGTTGATTTTGCAGAGACAGTTCAGACCACCCGCAAGGTGCTACTTTCACGTCAGAAGAGGATGTCTATGAAAATTAATAGAAGACTCGAAGCTAATGCTGAAACTGTG CTGCAGGAAGACGCGCACAATTCTTCTTCTTCGACTCCGCCAAGGCGAGGCTGCAATTGCAAGAAAtcaagttgcctgaagaaatactGTGATTGCTACCAG GATGGGACTGGATGCTCCTTATTTTGCCGGTGTGATGATTGCAAGAATCCTTTTGGAAAAAATG AAGGTATTTTGACGGAAGAGAGCAAGCGCTTTCTGTACACTGGCGCGGATCTGGATCAGAGCGAGGACGAACATGACTTCGTCGTGGAGCGTCTACAATCACCTATATCGAAGGAATCTTCTTTCCAACACACTCCACCTCGGAACAAGGCTTCAAGCAGAGATACACACCTGTTGCCTGCGCAGGCGCTGTCGCAGTGGCAGTCCCGCTCCTGGCAGTCTTCGAAGCGGCAGATGAACGACCGGGCGGTCGATATCTCTGGGGAGAACAAGAATTCAAACCATGACTGGCAGCTAACGAAGCATCAGCCTCAGGAAGACAGCTACAGCATCTCGAGATGCGTCCAGATCCTGAATGGCATGGTTGAGCTATCGCAGGTGGAGAAATCTGTAGCCCCTGACGTGTTCCTGCAGCAGGGCAACCGGGAGATATTCGTCTCTCTTGGCCTAGATGTCCGAGCGCTGTGGCTAAAGCGCAAGATCCAGAACCTGACTTAG
- the LOC127327232 gene encoding uncharacterized protein isoform X2 codes for MEATPISSKPPSPAPAPPPPPPMEPVPLAVMEPVPSPPPPLPPVVEADPGAMNQLALASTPKRQKVEEAADGNGCKHCACKKSRCLKLYCPCFSGGGYCSERCGCLPCFNKVDFAETVQTTRKVLLSRQKRMSMKINRRLEANAETLQEDAHNSSSSTPPRRGCNCKKSSCLKKYCDCYQDGTGCSLFCRCDDCKNPFGKNEGILTEESKRFLYTGADLDQSEDEHDFVVERLQSPISKESSFQHTPPRNKASSRDTHLLPAQALSQWQSRSWQSSKRQMNDRAVDISGENKNSNHDWQLTKHQPQEDSYSISRCVQILNGMVELSQVEKSVAPDVFLQQGNREIFVSLGLDVRALWLKRKIQNLT; via the exons ATGGAGGCCACCCCGATCTCCTCCAAGCCGccctcgccggcgccggcgccgccgccgccgcccccgatgGAGCCGGTGCCCCTGGCGGTCATGGAGCCCGTGCCCTCgcccccgccgccgctgccgccggtggTGGAGGCGGATCCCGGCGCCATGAACCAGCTCGCGCTCGCCTCCACGCCCAAGAG GCAGAAGGTGGAGGAGGCCGCGGACGGGAACGGCTGCAAGCATTGCGCCTGCAAAAAGTCCAGATGCTTGAAGCT ATATTGCCCATGTTTCTCTGGTGGAGGTTATTGCTCTGAAAGATGCGGATGCCTGCCATGTTTCAACAAGGTTGATTTTGCAGAGACAGTTCAGACCACCCGCAAGGTGCTACTTTCACGTCAGAAGAGGATGTCTATGAAAATTAATAGAAGACTCGAAGCTAATGCTGAAACT CTGCAGGAAGACGCGCACAATTCTTCTTCTTCGACTCCGCCAAGGCGAGGCTGCAATTGCAAGAAAtcaagttgcctgaagaaatactGTGATTGCTACCAG GATGGGACTGGATGCTCCTTATTTTGCCGGTGTGATGATTGCAAGAATCCTTTTGGAAAAAATG AAGGTATTTTGACGGAAGAGAGCAAGCGCTTTCTGTACACTGGCGCGGATCTGGATCAGAGCGAGGACGAACATGACTTCGTCGTGGAGCGTCTACAATCACCTATATCGAAGGAATCTTCTTTCCAACACACTCCACCTCGGAACAAGGCTTCAAGCAGAGATACACACCTGTTGCCTGCGCAGGCGCTGTCGCAGTGGCAGTCCCGCTCCTGGCAGTCTTCGAAGCGGCAGATGAACGACCGGGCGGTCGATATCTCTGGGGAGAACAAGAATTCAAACCATGACTGGCAGCTAACGAAGCATCAGCCTCAGGAAGACAGCTACAGCATCTCGAGATGCGTCCAGATCCTGAATGGCATGGTTGAGCTATCGCAGGTGGAGAAATCTGTAGCCCCTGACGTGTTCCTGCAGCAGGGCAACCGGGAGATATTCGTCTCTCTTGGCCTAGATGTCCGAGCGCTGTGGCTAAAGCGCAAGATCCAGAACCTGACTTAG
- the LOC127327231 gene encoding multisubstrate pseudouridine synthase 7: MARSSSVTEAEVGITCFTSSSLPGFRGVLKHRYSDFIVHEVARDGSVVRLTSLDLPDECVEPKEEKAAPSADADHSQALEKFSGLCGDADCSAVRGLIEKAAAGGEADFPPVILSPDADKAHRSEVHGFFKNNFKFLVTDTVEHSDGVQKCIRVRVGSEAGGGRGRGGGGGGRGRGGRGGGGRGRKRKDMNGSDWGPYDSRGSSNWPAHIGKFMRFYLCKENKDTQDALGVIGKMLGLQSRAFGFSGTKDKRAVTTQQVTVFKVPANKLAALNKRLYGIKVGNFCYVKEGLGLGQLMGNRFTITLRGVVAESEDVIKAAVDGLGKNGFINYYGLQRFGSGSVPTHLIGAALLRGEWKTAVNLVLDPREGERDDIKEVREHYKQHGDIDMALRNFPRHLVAERSILLCLRKSPDNYLQALKGIPRTLRMMYVHSYQSYLWNHAASMRVEKYGISQVIEGDLIYSKESRPEEATSVGTSEADDGHTNSSDLDISSEILPEENIQSVKIVDSEDLLKGIYSFEDVVLPLPGSQALFPGNEVAEIYHEIAKKDGISLTESAHGVKEFSITNMKGGYRRVFQRPIDFEWELMTYTDDSASLAETDLDLLSKDKLTDAKVAANEPTSTGNSVSKTADCKLEGPLQTSTPTSETSVVENKSIGSSDTLPSKLAVKLTFTLPASTYATMAIRELLKNSTSVSYQKTLHC, from the exons ATGGCGCGCTCGAGCTCCGTCACCGAGGCCGAGGTCGGCATCACCTGCTTCACCTCCTCCTCCCTCCCCGGCTTCCGCGGCGTCCTCAAGCACCGCTACTCCGACTTCATCGTCCACGAGGTCGCCCGCGACGGCTCCGTCGTCCGCCTCACCTCCCTCGATCTCCCCGACGAG TGCGTGGAGCCgaaggaggagaaggcggcgccgTCGGCCGACGCGGACCACTCGCAGGCTCTCGAGAAGTTCAGTGGGCTCTGCGGCGACGCGGACTGCAGTGCGGTTAGAGGGCTTATCGAGAAGGCTGCGGCCGGCGGCGAGGCTGATTTCCCGCCGGTTATCCTCTCGCCTGACGCCGACAAAGCTCATCGATCG GAGGTGCATGGCTTCTTCAAGAATAACTTCAAGTTCTTGGTCACGGACACGGTGGAACACAGCGACGGGGTACAGAAATGCATCAGGGTTCGTGTGGGATCTGAAGCTGGAGGAGGGCGAGgtcgtggcggtggtggtggcgggagGGGCCGTGGTGGGAGGGGTGGTGGCGGgagaggaaggaagaggaaggacATGAATGGCTCTGATTGGGGGCCATATGACAGTAGAGGGTCGTCTAATTGGCCAGCCCATATTGGGAAGTTCATGAG GTTTTACCtttgcaaagaaaacaaggaCACACAAGATGCACTGGGTGTAATAGGAAAAATGTTAGGACTCCAG TCACGCGCATTTGGGTTTTCAGGAACAAAGGATAAACGTGCTGTTACCACGCAACAG GTCACTGTTTTCAAGGTACCAGCTAATAAATTAGCTGCACTGAATAAGCGACTGTATGGCATTAAAGTTGGAAACTTCTG TTAtgtgaaggagggacttggtctaGGTCAACTCATGGGAAATCGATTTACAATTACTCTGAG AGGCGTTGTTGCAGAATCTGAAGACGTGATAAAGGCTGCTGTGGATGGTTTAGGAAAGAATGGATTTATCAACTACTATGGTTTGCAG CGCTTTGGAAGTGGTTCAGTACCAACACACCTCATTGGAGCTGCTTTGCTTAGAGGAGAATGGAAAACTGCTGTGAACTTGGTTCTTGATCCAAGGGAAGGAGA GCGTGATGACATAAAGGAGGTGCGTGAACATTACAAGCAACATGGTGATATTGATATGGCACTGAGGAACTTCCCTCGCCATCTTGTAGCTGAGAGGTCTATT CTTCTATGTTTGAGGAAATCCCCTGATAACTACCTACAAGCATTAAAGGGTATACCAAGAACGTTAAGAATGAT GTATGTACATTCTTACCAAAGTTACCTTTGGAATCATGCTGCCAGCATGAGAGTTGAGAAGTATG GCATTTCACAGGTTATAGAAGGTGATTTAATTTATAGCAAAGAAAGCCGTCCAGAAGAAGCAACTTCCGTGGGTACCTCAGAAGCTGATGATGGCCATACAAATTCGTCTGACCTTGATATTTCTTCTGAAATACTTCCAGAAGAAAATATCCAATCCGTGAAG ATAGTCGATTCTGAAGATTTATTGAAAGGGATTTACTCGTTTGAAGATGTTGTCCTTCCTTTACCTGG TTCACAAGCATTGTTCCCTGGGAATGAAGTTGCTGAGATTTACCATGAAATAGCTAAAAAG GATGGCATTAGCTTGACAGAAAGTGCTCATGGTGTGAA GGAGTTTTCCATTACAAACATGAAAGGAGGTTACCGTCGGGTGTTCCAGAGGCCTATTGATTTTGAGTG GGAACTGATGACATACACGGACGACAGTGCATCCTTAGCAGAAACTGATCTGGATCTTTTGTCCAAAGACAAGCTTACAGATGCAAAGGTAGCTGCAAATGAGCCCACATCTACTGGAAATTCTGTCTCCAAGACAGCTGATTGCAAGTTGGAAGGGCCATTGCAGACCTCCACGCCAACTAGTGAAACTAGCGTAGTAGAAAACAAGTCGATTGGCAGCTCAGATACATTGCCAAGCAAACTGGCTGTGAAATTAACATTTACTTTACCTGCATCAACCTATGCTACGATGGCAATCAGGGAACTGCTTAAGAACTCAACCTCG GTCTCGTACCAGAAAACACTCCATTGCTAA
- the LOC127327230 gene encoding NADH dehydrogenase [ubiquinone] flavoprotein 2, mitochondrial → MAARLAARRLLGLASASASQSAARRIAPSPISSPAAAAATGYFSRTFSSALNYHIDSPENSPDMPWEFTKTNMEKVKEILSHYPSNYKQSGIIPMLDLAQQQHGGWVPVAAMDAIAKIVEVAPIRVYEVATFYSMFNRTKVGKYHLLVCGTTPCMIRGSRDIEEALLEHLGVKRNEVTSDGLFSVGEMECMGCCVNAPMIAVADYSKGSDGYSYNYYEDLTPKRVVELVEMLRRGETPPRGTQNPERKNCGPAGGNLTLQGEPKPPPCRDLDAC, encoded by the exons atggccgcccgcctcgcggcccgccgcctcctcggtctcgcctccgcctccgcttcacAGTCCGCCGCCCGCCGAATCGCTCCTTCTCCG atctcctcccccgccgccgcagccgccacGGGATACTTCTCCAGGACCTTCTCCTCGGCGCTTAACTAC CACATCGATTCGCCGGAGAACAGCCCGGACATGCCGTGGGAGTTCACGAAGACGAACATGGAGAAG GTCAAGGAGATTCTATCTCATTACCCAAGCAACTACAAGCAATCTGGTATCATCCCAATGCTTGATCTTGCACAGCAGCAGCATGGCGGATGGGTCCCGGTTGCAGCAATGGATGCT ATTGCTAAAATTGTCGAAGTTGCGCCGATCAGGGTCTatgaagttgcaacattttactcAATGTTCAACAGGACtaag GTAGGAAAATATCACCTTTTGGTGTGTGGAACTACACCTTGTATGATTCGTGGTTCACGTGATATTGAGGAAGCCCTGTTAGAACACCTTGGAGTTAAACGGAATG AGGTGACAAGCGATGGTTTATTTTCTGTCGGGGAAATGGAATGCATG GGTTGCTGTGTGAATGCTCCCATGATCGCGGTGGCTGACTATTCCAAAGGTTCAGATGGTTACTCATACAATTATTAC GAGGACCTCACTCCAAAGCGTGTTGTTGAGCTGGTTGAAATGCTGAGAAGAGGAGAAACGCCCCCT CGCGGCACACAGAACCCAGAGCGGAAAAACTGTGGTCCTGCTGGAGGGAACCTCACCTTGCAAGGCGAGCCAAAACCTCCGCCATGCAGGGACCTCGATGCCTGCTAG